Proteins encoded by one window of Cloeon dipterum chromosome 4, ieCloDipt1.1, whole genome shotgun sequence:
- the LOC135944801 gene encoding cytochrome c oxidase subunit 6A, mitochondrial-like → MAAPASCAPPPSLQIAKSKMVAGTLVRNIATNSVLRSGVQSHAATAGGHQGGYKLWRNLSFLVAIPGVGLCMANAILRIREHPHDPPEFKPYDHLRKRDKRFPWGEGQKSLFHNPHMNALPGGYEHDSH, encoded by the exons ATGGCAGCACCTGCTTCCTGCGCCCCGCCCCCTTCCCTGCAGATCGCCAAATCGAAAATGGTGGCCGGTACGTTGGTGAGGAATATCGCGACCAATTCGGTCCTCAGGTCGGGCGTGCAGAGCCATGCCGCCACCGCCGGAGGCCATCAAG GCGGCTACAAGCTGTGGAGGAACCTGTCCTTCCTGGTTGCCATTCCCGGAGTAGGCCTGTGCATGGCCAACGCAATCCTGCGCATCAGGGAGCACCCCCACGACCCTCCCGAGTTCAAACCCTACGACCATCTGAGGAAGAGAGACAAG CGTTTCCCCTGGGGCGAGGGCCAGAAGAGTCTGTTCCACAACCCCCACATGAATGCCCTTCCTGGAGGTTATGAGCACGACAGCCATTAG
- the LOC135944799 gene encoding cellular tumor antigen p53-like isoform X2, with amino-acid sequence MSFLNTPLDGDVPLAELHPSIEPGAEINASDYQIASSQESENEVEKESPSDDVKPPPFNQATGEMPSTEEFSGQYEFSLLMGVGSVTDSKNVKKSWEYSLKMNKLYVKVGSAVPVSFKINNQLDWSDLKVRALLVYDNPDDARTPVERCSSHKDPTHKSNKDCPNVNHVLCCQHRNACYERDQYSGRYSVVVALGEPQAGATYATILYMLNCKSSCEGGISRRNTSIIFTLEKNNKVCGRHVVHVRICSCPKRDMNQEQDFVSCSSSSIVSRSKKRKLDHYGPIRIKSEGCPLPPMLPPLPVVSLNGDLPPQPRYEPLNYMEVRSPVHYKILLTKAYNLFNYRVSHQAAIYEGLLKNLEQQQQ; translated from the exons ATGAGCTTCTTGAACACACCATTAGACGGTGACGTCCCCTTAGCAGAACTCCATCCATCAATAGAGCCTGGAGCAGAAATAAACGCGag TGACTACCAAATAGCGTCCTCTCAAGAATCGGAAAATGAGGTGGAGAAGGAGAGCCCCTCGGACGACGTGAAGCCGCCCCCCTTCAACCAGGCCACGGGGGAAATGCCCAGCACTGAGGAGTTTTCCGGCCAGTATGAGTTCAGTCTGTTGATGGGCGTCGGGTCAGTCACCGACTCCAagaatgtcaaaaagtcttggGAA TACTCCCTTAAGATGAACAAACTATATGTGAAAGTTGGAAGCGCTGTGCCTgtgtcatttaaaattaacaaccaGCTAGACTGGAGTGATCTCAAGGTGCGTGCACTGCTGGTCTATGATAACCCAGACGATGCTCGCACGCCAGTCGAAAGGTGCTCCTCGCACAAAGACCCGACACACAAGAGCAATAAAG ATTGCCCGAACGTGAACCACGTTCTGTGCTGCCAACACCGGAATGCTTGTTACGAGCGGGACCAGTACAGCGGGCGGTACAGCGTTGTCGTAGCGTTGGGAGAGCCTCAGGCCGGGGCCACTTACGCCACAATTCTCTACATGCTCAACTGCAAGAGCAGCTGCGAGGGCGGAATTTCCAGGCGTAACACCTCCATCATTTTCACCTTGGAAAAGAA CAATAAGGTGTGCGGACGTCACGTGGTGCACGTGCGAATCTGCAGTTGTCCCAAGAGGGACATGAACCAGGAGCAAGACTTCGTGAGCTGCTCTTCGTCCAGCATTGTGAGCAGAAGCAAGAAACGCAAGCTGGACCACTACGGGCCGATCAGGATCAAGAGCGAGGGATGTCCCTTGCCTCCCATGCTCCCTCCTCTCCCGGTCGTCTCTCTCAACGGCGACCTCCCTCCGCAGCCAAGATACGAACCTCTCAACTACATGGAA GTCCGAAGTCCGGTTCACTACAAGATTCTGCTGACCAAGGCCTACAATCTCTTCAACTACAGGGTGTCTCATCAGGCTGCCATTTACGAGGGTCTGCTCAAGAACTTggaacagcagcagcagtga
- the LOC135944799 gene encoding cellular tumor antigen p53-like isoform X1: MSFLNTPLDGDVPLAELHPSIEPGAEINASDYQIASSQESENEVEKESPSDDVKPPPFNQATGEMPSTEEFSGQYEFSLLMGVGSVTDSKNVKKSWEYSLKMNKLYVKVGSAVPVSFKINNQLDWSDLKVRALLVYDNPDDARTPVERCSSHKDPTHKSNKDCPNVNHVLCCQHRNACYERDQYSGRYSVVVALGEPQAGATYATILYMLNCKSSCEGGISRRNTSIIFTLEKNNKVCGRHVVHVRICSCPKRDMNQEQDFVSCSSSSIVSRSKKRKLDHYGPIRIKSEGCPLPPMLPPLPVVSLNGDLPPQPRYEPLNYMEHRVHLFQVRSPVHYKILLTKAYNLFNYRVSHQAAIYEGLLKNLEQQQQ; the protein is encoded by the exons ATGAGCTTCTTGAACACACCATTAGACGGTGACGTCCCCTTAGCAGAACTCCATCCATCAATAGAGCCTGGAGCAGAAATAAACGCGag TGACTACCAAATAGCGTCCTCTCAAGAATCGGAAAATGAGGTGGAGAAGGAGAGCCCCTCGGACGACGTGAAGCCGCCCCCCTTCAACCAGGCCACGGGGGAAATGCCCAGCACTGAGGAGTTTTCCGGCCAGTATGAGTTCAGTCTGTTGATGGGCGTCGGGTCAGTCACCGACTCCAagaatgtcaaaaagtcttggGAA TACTCCCTTAAGATGAACAAACTATATGTGAAAGTTGGAAGCGCTGTGCCTgtgtcatttaaaattaacaaccaGCTAGACTGGAGTGATCTCAAGGTGCGTGCACTGCTGGTCTATGATAACCCAGACGATGCTCGCACGCCAGTCGAAAGGTGCTCCTCGCACAAAGACCCGACACACAAGAGCAATAAAG ATTGCCCGAACGTGAACCACGTTCTGTGCTGCCAACACCGGAATGCTTGTTACGAGCGGGACCAGTACAGCGGGCGGTACAGCGTTGTCGTAGCGTTGGGAGAGCCTCAGGCCGGGGCCACTTACGCCACAATTCTCTACATGCTCAACTGCAAGAGCAGCTGCGAGGGCGGAATTTCCAGGCGTAACACCTCCATCATTTTCACCTTGGAAAAGAA CAATAAGGTGTGCGGACGTCACGTGGTGCACGTGCGAATCTGCAGTTGTCCCAAGAGGGACATGAACCAGGAGCAAGACTTCGTGAGCTGCTCTTCGTCCAGCATTGTGAGCAGAAGCAAGAAACGCAAGCTGGACCACTACGGGCCGATCAGGATCAAGAGCGAGGGATGTCCCTTGCCTCCCATGCTCCCTCCTCTCCCGGTCGTCTCTCTCAACGGCGACCTCCCTCCGCAGCCAAGATACGAACCTCTCAACTACATGGAA CACCGAGTGCACTTATTTCAGGTCCGAAGTCCGGTTCACTACAAGATTCTGCTGACCAAGGCCTACAATCTCTTCAACTACAGGGTGTCTCATCAGGCTGCCATTTACGAGGGTCTGCTCAAGAACTTggaacagcagcagcagtga